Below is a genomic region from Ascaphus truei isolate aAscTru1 chromosome 5, aAscTru1.hap1, whole genome shotgun sequence.
tttggaggctcttccattggaagaaggagagtccagtcagcaccagccaagctctgaccctaaacctgctcggaaaaaacgtgtggagaagccacgtaatcctcgcttcaatgaccaggaaaatagggctcttgtcactggcattctggagcactatgacagtctctatggacatttagtaggtaagtgtaactttacatttattattcaaatacatgtgatcctaggtcatctgagttttgttcatatgcaaatatgggtacacaatatctttctatgttcattagtgtggaaacacagctttttatcatgccttacaaggacaaataaacacaggcggtcaatttgccagaactgcatacaatatgaatgcaaccttgcttacatgtataggtttagtagtgaatgctcatgtgctgcacatattacacataaaacagcatgtttgctatctcttggaacagctagcagtgtaggaaactggtgcttatattattattaatttacctcatatcttttatatgtttttcaagggcggacaagtgcagcaagcaaaaaagaaatgtgggacacaatagtcattggtgtcaatgcctgtgggaatagtgtcagggacaagtatcattgtcggaaaagatttgatgatattaggtccaaattgaaaaagaaaatacaagaccaacgcgtgcatgctactggcactggaggtgggcccacaccacaacgtctcatattgactccattggaggagctgcttcggccaaaattacttaccgtcgtcgtggaaggcttggctggtgaccgtgacattggaatttatccgtcacaatttccagcaggtgataaatattactgtactaggcgtgtcgttgcttacagttattttgcatatttacactgctttttatactgtcttcacaatataagcatacctgcatctatatatgtatatgtctgattctgtatatatatatctcaaaatagacatatatgtagtagtcctactaaaagcagtaactaatatagcacgtgccattgcgtgctcatttacatgtgaattcccaaaatgcatagctgcagtggaagcaattgatggtgggcgaagatggggaacaacagggtagtacacatgtgtaacacatgttcatgagaaattattagtagctacaggtacagaacagaaatatgtatcatattattgtgtattttattgattttactccgacaaacatgacattactgcctattttaagcatgcatcaaagaaattgcatgtaacggcctacaaacatcactggcactaacacatctatagttgcttatgaaaaggtccatttttgctttatgtcatatacagacagcataatgaggcacacgtatcatatgttatgtcattgttttcataacttaaacactgcagatgactacttagctcatctaccattgtgttaaagcagctgcaattaatatctcatcacagcatacacttcaacagagggggtggggttcagcacacacactaattacagcctcatttcacggtcaacttagttcacaccatttgcacctgtttcaagtcattgaaaggtgtggctgattaggctttttggggaagggaatacctttcttacaacctgaatagcacaactgaagttaatcacactcatttgaaagcttaactctagctactaaatgccccaacaactcattacttatcaaagcgtacgtcacacattagttcactcatatctatagttgaactactatgaaagacacattatcacacactgcatgtgttgtcttgttgagtcacagccacattcaggtgtgccacatcttcgattaatgtaccacacatatcctctaccaaaaacaacactttttgcaatatgaccaccttcatgataaccattgtgaatggtcatctcatgatagttatgtacattatgatactgatatcactacacaacatatgatttttatgtactcatttaatctatttatcctcacgcattactgcagaaacatagtatgttgtatgttagggaactcaaaaattctaagtacacaggcatgtacagtgttattacaactatttatgttcactttcacacacattttcggttaaggaactgatgttgttagttaatcataaatacagaacatacaataagtgtttgttcaatatttacacatgtaaatgtaaaacttatgttattgttatatatagttgcccctggaggacatgtgtcacctgagatggaacaagtgtcttcacctgggtcagccagctcaacactactagaaggtgagtgtatcatttgctggccatataatatgtgctcttctatatgttatgttgtcatgtgcattatttgttttgcacatcttctttaaataggattacttagtgtcagtgaaaattaagtgtaaggcaacatgtattgtgttagtgatgttaattatcatgtaggacttctgagtttagagcaacttttcattcattcatatttcatactgagtccaaacattattcgtaagtcaaggtagtttttaatgaggttataaaacgtatgctaacatgttaggtgttacttaggacacagtacaattacatagtaacacagcatacattaacatgccatttaataatgtgtacatttctttttagaacatcatggtgatgaggatgatgagtatgatgaggatgacgccacagaagagactgaaatacaatcatgtgaccatgaagaggtgccaatagaaactgttgtaccgccaaattgtccatcaacttccacatacgatgcaattgtagcttcagagggaaaaatagtggacgcagaaaatcgtcgccattcagacatgatgacagtgctggaaaggatgattggactgcaggaagaaacagtatcacaattggcacatctccacagagtcttcattgaagtgcctaaacagttgcaaaaaatcaacacctcattcgaagcattagttgttcagcaaacacaagctaattactggagaatgactaatgtaccacaattcaacacctcccagccaggatctgttcatgcaggtcagttttcaccacattcatctgatattcattcaccaggcccaaatgttaccggtcaagtagcagacattgctgtgcaggttcctgatgacatcctaccgctgccatctgtacaaattcagcagcagacacctacaaaggaggcgacaaaaacaaaacaagacacacatgaaacagaccaaccatcacttgtgcagtgtctaccaacttgctcacatgtgtcactgggcacaagccctgtccgtgaacagtcactacccaaaagccctgtaggtgagtcgctgcccaaaagccctgtaggtgaatcgctgcccaaaagccctgtaggtgagtcgctgcccaaaagccctgtaggtgaatcgctgcccaaaagccctgtaggtgaatcgctgcccaaaagccctgtaggtgaatcactgcccaaaagccctgtaggtgagtcactggccacaagccctgtaggtgagtcactggccacaagccccgtaggtgaacagtcactggccacaagccctgcccgtgaagtgccagaggccactcaaagtggctctgttgtgcctaaagttggtggcaaaagaaaaaggaaaattcaagagacaacaagcaggcctgttactcgctcgcaaaaggaacaaaaaaaataaatgttataattcagaaaatatgtctttggccttgttttgttgacttcagattatctaattactattgtatgtatgctgaagactgtgttgtttccaaactttcaactatgttcttgtacacgtgaagttttggaaatgttaacactcataattaattgtgttataaatatttatgttgtaatcgtctgttcagtaatggtccaccaggagccagttgctaagtttagagaagctgccattgactttgcagcaaaacattgcatttgggtgtgttaattgatgtaagaattgcatatgcatattagtcacatgcaattattaaaacacctaagtaagtgcaaacatctttcttgtacgtgtacagcaggattatgtgtaaattattacttacctttgccttgcttggccattgtaattttgtcctttaatcagttgtgtgttcgtttctataacatctcagaatgtataataatatatatacacacacacacacacacacacacactgagtgagtgtgagtgtgagtgtgtgagtgtgtatatatatatgtatatgtgtatatatatatgtatatatgtgtatatatatatgtatatatgtgtatatatatatgtatatatgtgtatatatatatgtatatatgtgtatatatatatatatatatatatatatatatatatatatatatatatatatatatatatatatatatatatatatatatatatatatatatatatatagtactatataaactggtatacacaaactaatacacttcatgcttccttgtgaaaacactattttaataatacaggcctaatgtttgagaaatatcctaagtatgagactctaacagtattgtgcttaaacaaatgtttattacttaattcaatcatgtttctcaccatttaaataggtttcatacaaggtatacttaatgccatcaatgttgtgtgtactcctgcaatataaaaaaaaattaaatataatatataaatatatatatatttttataagagatatatttatatatatatatatatatacacacgtatttaaactcatgcagacagggagttaaccagactttcacatacacacagaaatgtaagcggggaaaaaacatttctttttgcaggtgtgtttttactgatatgcctggctaagaaatattttcacacactggtctttgttagttttcaaaaaaacactatgtgaacgcattcaaagtgtagggatgtttttcacaaacgagataaaagaaggagaaatgtttctcccacagtcccatatcacgaaccacaactgttaacccaattagacaaacaaatccaattggcgtttgaaataaggagtcaaagtagttagttttgttgaccttgacaaggaaaaacaggagtttgttagccattcagcacattcattttgatgagcaaataacacagacctgcacacagcttttgtgctactcagacatggctgatgaattcgttaacaatattaatccccttttagggtataagtacatgatctgtgaagccatcttgaacagtcgcggacagaaagcaagcacacgccaaatcgatgatttcattcgagcaaaatatccttattaccaagaccgtaagcatgcacggaattttaattcctcaataagattcactttatcaagtaatgacttttttgaacgtgaccaggataagctacaacacacctatggtttctggaagattgccccggaaaaacaatttctcctgaaagacggcacttatattgtcgtgaaaggcatatttattcctaatggcaatagcaatgtatccgctactactgatccgtttgaatcgatacgtgctgcaatatctgcagcctccattcctgaaacccacattgtacaagaacaaaagtactatgattatgtaccaagcctttcagctgaaaatgcattggaatgggaaccggaagaaatgaacctacctcccgaccaattatttgaagaaagcagtggcgattcctatgagcgcatcctggaggagatatgtgccatactggattcagcggttgggttaagcgtggatgaaaatgccttgcatttctggagcgaccagttgcagccaggcgaagagttaattctagaagaatggtaaatataacaatcgttatgcgttgactctgcgtttaaattttttttttttttgtaaccaccattttcactttcaatgcgtggatacagcgtaacattgcagactgcataacatgtagcgatcacaaacaaattgtttcctaatacaatatagtaggacctgaaagagtagtacacattgctgacggaataaatatacgtactttcctatccctttaaacatattagcaacattttaccattactctaacacatacctgttttgttatcatgcaacatctacaacattgaaaaccgggtccaccacgtatgacgtgggacccttgtcatgggccaaggcgtccttaaaaaggattagtgatgtaagtcccgcccccaagcgacgtgcgcgcctcaaagcctattggctgtcatgttttgttatagtaacggtaactgcagtgtgtgatgcgtgcggctcagtgtttgtaggcgtaccctgggcgttagccgaatgttaattgagtgggaggagtgttagcgtgcgtttcacgctggcttaacatgacgtcacacgtattgcatttgcgcattgtgttatcggccgtgctttctgttcaaacacgtctgtttaaaaagaatacagatgtactcgtttagaacgaatgtagtttcgtcttcattgtatttgaaataaagatgttatgtttactggtattttcaacatgtattgaacgcacaacgtacgctttgttttgcgcatgcgctaacagttagtggagccaagcgtgaagtgcgtgcgcacacaaagatgtgcgcgcacatctttcagtatacaggcaacgttcacttcttatacatagttatgcctgctacaaatttaaagaaacattacatactgatgaacagttttacttctaacatataagtgagtgacgtgtgtatctacacaatcatatagagctgcgtaacgcgttgtcacggatgcatatctagtaaggtgccatctttgaccatcatgtgtttgctgtatttcagagatgtcggggaagatacaatcggatcaatgtatgat
It encodes:
- the LOC142494731 gene encoding uncharacterized protein LOC142494731, which produces MWDTIVIGVNACGNSVRDKYHCRKRFDDIRSKLKKKIQDQRVHATGTGGGPTPQRLILTPLEELLRPKLLTVVVEGLAGDRDIGIYPSQFPAVAPGGHVSPEMEQVSSPGSASSTLLEEHHGDEDDEYDEDDATEETEIQSCDHEEVPIETVVPPNCPSTSTYDAIVASEGKIVDAENRRHSDMMTVLERMIGLQEETVSQLAHLHRVFIEVPKQLQKINTSFEALVVQQTQANYWRMTNVPQFNTSQPGSVHAGQFSPHSSDIHSPGPNVTGQVADIAVQVPDDILPLPSVQIQQQTPTKEATKTKQDTHETDQPSLVQCLPTCSHVSLGTSPVREQSLPKSPVGESLPKSPVGESLPKSPVGESLPKSPVGESLPKSPVGESLPKSPVGESLPKSPVGESLATSPVGESLATSPVGEQSLATSPAREVPEATQSGSVVPKVGGKRKRKIQETTSRPVTRSQKEQKK